A window of Haloarcula sp. H-GB4 contains these coding sequences:
- a CDS encoding non-histone chromosomal MC1 family protein, with the protein MAPDSDKRNFALREDGDESSVFSGGTPRQAALKAARRLEPADGEEQADPEEIRLREKGTHKVHIYEAWAWVEEAPDDKPDWMPGDITKGNVSKQGVEHLDEI; encoded by the coding sequence ATGGCACCCGACAGTGACAAGCGCAACTTCGCACTGCGCGAAGACGGTGACGAATCGAGCGTCTTCTCGGGCGGAACACCTCGACAGGCTGCGCTGAAGGCAGCACGTCGACTCGAACCGGCCGACGGTGAAGAGCAGGCTGACCCTGAGGAGATACGACTACGGGAGAAGGGGACCCACAAAGTCCATATCTACGAGGCGTGGGCATGGGTCGAGGAGGCACCCGACGACAAGCCCGACTGGATGCCCGGCGACATCACGAAAGGGAACGTCTCAAAGCAGGGCGTCGAACACCTAGACGAGATCTAG